Sequence from the Rutidosis leptorrhynchoides isolate AG116_Rl617_1_P2 chromosome 3, CSIRO_AGI_Rlap_v1, whole genome shotgun sequence genome:
atatatatatatatattataataataaaactaaaaatacatcATTTAAATCTCTAGCATTTAATCCTAGCCTTCTATTCATAAACATCTACTAAATCTTTACCCTTTACAGATCCATGTCATGATTATAATCTCATAATCTCAATTTTTAGTAATAACTAGACTATAATACCCTCAGATTAGAAAAAGTACGGGATCAAAATGGAAAAATTGGGGTTCTTTGAAATAAAACTCATTCACGATTAAACAACATGAAAAATAAACCCTAATTTCCTCTCAAAAAACACACGCCTAACATCAAAATCGAGAACGGATTCATCCTTCAGATGGCGCTCTTACCGCACAACCGATGAATGCAGCTGCTTCTATGTCATCGGAGGGTGCAACTACCGGTGGAACAATTATTATTCCTACTGAATATAATCCGTATGTGTCACCTGCTCCGGTCCCGAAATCTTTTGCTAAGAGTAAGTGTTGTTGTTATTAGTTAGGGTTTTATATCTGTTGATTGTGAAAATAAGTGTTATGTTTGGTTGATTTGATGTTGTTTTGTTAGAAACAATTGAGGCTGTGAAGGATGTGCTTGGAAAATGGAGAAATAAAGCAGTTGATGCGACTAAAAAGGGGAAGAATTATGCTGGTGAAGGTTTGCAACATTGTGAGTATATTAAGTTTTTTTTTATGGCATTTTGCTGGTATAGTTTGGCTGATTATACTGAAGCGTTGCATCTGATTATTAACATGAATGTATATAAATTTTTTAGTTTATAAGGAAGATTGCTTATGTATGTATTTGGTCACTGAAATGTTCGAACTATACTATAACATACGTCAAGGATTAGTTTACATAAAATGTTAAATAAGCTAAGATCAAGGTTTGCACTTGCTAGATAGGATAAGAAGGTAGCATATGTGCTTATATTTTCTATAAGGTTTTAGATGATAAGTACGGAGTATTAGCTATATCATGATTTCATGTCTTCAACTTTTTTTAAAGCATTCTTTTAGCTGCTACTTGCCATTGTTTATTATAAGCAATGGTGGGGTAGGGTTGAGGGGACCTTCTTTGAACATATCGAATTTGTAGTTCTACAGAATAAGCTGAgttttaag
This genomic interval carries:
- the LOC139899258 gene encoding GEM-like protein 1, encoding MNAAASMSSEGATTGGTIIIPTEYNPYVSPAPVPKSFAKKTIEAVKDVLGKWRNKAVDATKKGKNYAGEGLQHWLF